One window of Candidatus Mycobacterium wuenschmannii genomic DNA carries:
- the mbp1 gene encoding microaggregate-binding protein 1 → MSSGPEAAVRGIVEDVVGKAKEIIGIVLNNEDLRKAGRAQQEKADAQRDVAKKEAEAAAARGAEKAAEAREKSVR, encoded by the coding sequence GTGAGCAGCGGACCCGAAGCAGCCGTCCGGGGCATCGTCGAAGATGTCGTGGGCAAGGCCAAGGAAATCATCGGCATCGTGCTGAACAACGAAGACCTGCGTAAGGCAGGCCGCGCGCAGCAGGAAAAGGCCGACGCGCAGCGCGACGTGGCCAAGAAGGAAGCCGAGGCCGCCGCCGCGCGGGGCGCCGAGAAGGCTGCCGAGGCGCGCGAGAAGTCGGTGCGCTAA
- a CDS encoding acyl-CoA carboxylase subunit beta encodes MTTKTTAELLTELREKLELAKDPGDPKAIARRDKKNIPSARARIHALLDPGSFLEIGALARTPGDPNALYGDGVVTGHGRINGRPVAVFSHDQTVFQGSVGEMFGRKVAKLMDWVAMVGCPIIGINDSAGARIQDAVTSLAWYAELGRRHEMLRGLVPEISIILGKCAGGAVYSPIQTDLLVAVRDQGYMFITGPDVIKDVTGEDVTFDELGGADVQAQRGNIHKVVEDEAAAFQYVRDYLSFLPDNTFGDGPIVNPGLEPEITPHDLELDTIVPDADNTAYDMHEILLRIFDDGDVFEIADQRGPAIITAFARVDGRSVGVIANQPMFMSGAVDSEASDKASAFIRFCDSYNLPLVFVVDTPGAMPGVAEEKNGIIKRGGRFFNAIVEADVPKVTIIVRKAYGGGYAVMGSKQLSADLNFAWPTARIAVIGADGAAQLLVKRFPDPTAPEVQQIKKDFIEGYNLNMAIPWIAAERGYIDGVIEPHETRLLLRKSLHLLREKQIHWRTQRKHGLTPI; translated from the coding sequence GTGACCACCAAGACCACCGCCGAGCTGCTGACCGAACTACGCGAGAAGCTGGAGCTGGCGAAGGACCCCGGTGATCCGAAGGCCATCGCGCGACGCGACAAGAAGAACATCCCGAGCGCCCGCGCCCGCATCCACGCGCTGCTCGACCCGGGCAGCTTCCTGGAGATCGGTGCGCTGGCGCGCACGCCCGGCGACCCCAACGCGCTCTACGGCGACGGCGTGGTCACCGGCCACGGCCGCATCAACGGCCGGCCCGTCGCGGTGTTCAGCCACGACCAGACGGTGTTTCAGGGCTCGGTCGGCGAGATGTTCGGCCGCAAGGTCGCCAAGCTGATGGACTGGGTGGCGATGGTCGGCTGCCCGATCATCGGCATCAACGACTCGGCCGGCGCCCGTATCCAGGACGCGGTGACGTCGCTGGCCTGGTACGCCGAGCTGGGCCGCCGACACGAGATGCTGCGCGGGCTGGTCCCCGAGATCTCCATCATCCTCGGCAAATGCGCTGGGGGAGCGGTGTATTCACCCATCCAGACCGACCTGCTGGTGGCGGTGCGCGACCAGGGCTACATGTTCATCACCGGTCCCGACGTGATCAAGGACGTCACCGGTGAGGACGTCACGTTCGACGAGCTGGGCGGCGCCGACGTGCAGGCCCAGCGCGGCAACATCCACAAGGTCGTCGAGGACGAGGCCGCGGCGTTCCAGTACGTGCGCGACTACCTGTCGTTCCTGCCGGACAACACCTTTGGCGACGGGCCGATCGTCAACCCGGGCCTCGAGCCGGAGATCACACCGCACGACCTCGAACTCGACACCATCGTCCCGGACGCGGACAACACCGCCTACGACATGCACGAGATCCTGCTGCGCATCTTCGACGACGGCGACGTCTTCGAGATCGCCGACCAGCGCGGGCCGGCCATCATCACCGCGTTCGCCCGCGTCGACGGTCGCTCGGTCGGCGTGATCGCCAACCAGCCGATGTTCATGTCCGGCGCGGTCGACAGCGAGGCATCGGACAAGGCGTCCGCCTTCATCCGCTTCTGCGACTCCTACAACCTGCCACTGGTTTTCGTGGTCGACACCCCGGGCGCCATGCCCGGTGTCGCCGAGGAGAAGAACGGGATCATCAAGCGTGGTGGCCGGTTCTTCAACGCGATCGTGGAAGCCGACGTGCCGAAGGTGACGATCATCGTCCGCAAGGCCTACGGCGGCGGCTACGCGGTGATGGGCTCGAAGCAGTTGTCGGCCGACCTGAACTTCGCCTGGCCCACCGCGCGCATCGCGGTGATCGGGGCGGACGGAGCGGCCCAGCTGCTGGTGAAGCGGTTCCCCGATCCGACCGCGCCTGAGGTGCAGCAGATCAAGAAGGATTTCATCGAGGGCTACAACCTCAACATGGCGATCCCGTGGATCGCCGCCGAGCGCGGGTACATCGACGGTGTGATCGAGCCGCACGAAACCCGACTGCTGCTGCGTAAATCGCTACACCTGTTGCGGGAGAAGCAGATTCACTGGCGGACCCAGCGCAAGCACGGCTTGACGCCGATTTAG
- a CDS encoding lipase family protein codes for MRRGGALTLAVLLFTVLLAGGHPASADTGDEPRYADFYLPPDPLPPGNPGDVIRTEPSRLVLEPSGQLGAIMATGTRIMYRSKDTRGNPIAVTGTYFEPYNEWPGKGPRPLISYAPGTQGQGNQCAPSRQFNQGIHYSGGWDIMFNYEELFVATMVARGFAIVMTDYEGLGTPSMHTYVGRVAEGQAVLDAARAAQRLPGTTLDPHGPVAMWGYSQGGGATASAAELASSYAPELHLVGTYAGAPPADLKELFPYADGSVLVGVVGYALNSVMAAYPEAADAIRSKMTPRGLAMLESVSRQCVGQTLIDFMFRHLQPYFTEDIYQLVEEEPFKTLFDEQRIGRHKPNAPVLINSNRYDPLVPWTAANQLGRDWCAKNADVEFRTNEEPAFLNKLIINHALPMLVDGEPAMQWIAARFNGEPTAPNCGVF; via the coding sequence ATGCGTCGCGGCGGAGCGTTGACCCTTGCTGTCCTGTTGTTCACGGTCCTGCTGGCCGGCGGGCACCCGGCCTCGGCGGACACCGGCGACGAACCGCGATACGCCGACTTCTATCTGCCGCCCGATCCGCTGCCGCCGGGCAACCCGGGTGACGTGATCCGCACGGAACCGTCGCGACTAGTGCTCGAGCCGTCCGGCCAGCTCGGCGCGATCATGGCCACCGGGACCCGAATCATGTACCGCAGCAAAGACACTCGCGGTAATCCGATAGCGGTCACCGGAACCTACTTCGAGCCGTACAACGAATGGCCGGGCAAGGGCCCGCGGCCGCTGATCAGCTACGCGCCCGGTACCCAGGGTCAGGGCAACCAGTGCGCCCCGTCGCGGCAGTTCAATCAGGGCATCCACTACTCGGGTGGCTGGGACATCATGTTCAACTACGAGGAATTGTTCGTGGCCACCATGGTGGCCCGCGGCTTCGCGATCGTGATGACCGATTACGAAGGCCTGGGCACGCCGTCCATGCACACCTATGTCGGGCGGGTCGCCGAGGGCCAGGCCGTGCTCGACGCGGCCCGCGCCGCGCAACGGCTACCCGGCACGACGCTGGATCCGCACGGGCCGGTCGCAATGTGGGGATATTCGCAGGGCGGTGGCGCCACCGCGTCGGCCGCCGAGTTGGCCTCGTCCTACGCCCCGGAACTGCATTTGGTTGGCACATATGCCGGAGCGCCGCCGGCCGACCTCAAGGAGCTCTTCCCATACGCGGACGGCAGCGTGCTCGTCGGGGTGGTCGGCTATGCGCTGAACAGCGTCATGGCGGCGTATCCGGAGGCCGCCGACGCCATCCGGTCGAAGATGACGCCGCGCGGACTGGCGATGCTCGAATCGGTCTCACGTCAGTGCGTCGGCCAGACGTTGATCGACTTCATGTTCCGGCACCTCCAGCCCTACTTCACCGAAGACATCTACCAACTGGTCGAGGAGGAGCCGTTCAAGACGCTGTTCGACGAGCAGCGGATCGGCCGCCACAAGCCCAACGCGCCCGTGCTGATCAACAGCAATCGCTACGACCCGTTGGTGCCCTGGACCGCCGCCAACCAACTCGGGCGGGATTGGTGCGCCAAGAACGCCGATGTGGAATTCCGCACCAACGAGGAACCGGCATTTCTGAACAAGCTCATCATCAACCACGCGCTCCCGATGCTGGTCGACGGCGAACCGGCGATGCAGTGGATCGCGGCCCGCTTCAATGGCGAGCCGACCGCACCCAACTGCGGCGTGTTCTGA
- a CDS encoding arabinosyltransferase domain-containing protein, translated as MTRQTDTVKTTRWVATIAGMIGFLLSVATPLLPVVQTTADLNWPQNGQLKSVTAPLISLTPVDFHAEVPCGIVRDLPAEGGVVLGTAPRKGKDANLQALFVVVNKQRVDVTDRNVVILSVPRDQVESGNCQHIDVTSTLKGTYATFVGLKDAGGKELRSGYPDPNLRPQIVGVFTDLTGPAPPGLTMSATIDTRFSTTPTTVKLAAMVGAILATIVALIALWRLDQLDGHRMRRWIPANWRKFTLADATITVGFVLWWVIGANSSDDGYILGMARVADRAGYMSNYFRWFGSPEDPFGWYYNLLALMTHVSDSSLWIRLPDLVAGLICWVLLSREVLPRLGPAVTRSKAANWAAGLVLLTAWMPFDNGLRPEPIIAVGSLITYVLIERSMRYSRMTPAALAVVTAAFTLGVQPTGLIAVAALVAGGRPILRILVRRHRVVGTWPLVAPMLAAGTVILPVVFADQTLSTVLEATRIRTAIGPSQAWYTENLRYYYLFLPTVDGSLSRRFGFLMTALCLFTAVFILLRRKRVSGIARGPAWRLMGVIFGTMFFLMFTPTKWVHHFGLFAAVGAAMAALTTALVAPTVLRWSRNRMAFLAAVIFVLALCFATTNGWWYVSSYGVPFNAAMPKVAGISVSTMFFALFVVVALYAAWLHFASRDHGEGRVARALTAAPVPIAAGFMALVFVASLSIGIVRQYPTFSNGSSNIRAFAGGCGLADDVLVEPDSNAGFMQARPGDYGDLGPLGGSNPVGFTPNGVPDHTVAEAVVMHPNQPGTDYDWDAPVKLKAAGINGSTVPLPYGLDPQRVPVLGSYTTEAQQQSKLASAWYQLPPADDGHPLVVVTAAGKIEGNSVLHHHTEGQTVVLEYGKAGPNGSDDVVPAGRLIPDDLYGEQPKAWRNLRYPRSEIPSDAVAVRVVAEDLSLTPEDFLAITPPRVPELRSVQEYVGSTQPVLLDWAVGLAFPCQQPMLHSNGVTDIPKFRITPDYTAKKMDTDTWEDGVNGGLLGITDLLLRAHVMATYLSHDWARDWGSLRKFDTLVDAPPAELDLGTATHFGWWSPGKIRIKP; from the coding sequence ATGACCAGACAGACAGACACGGTGAAGACGACACGCTGGGTCGCCACCATCGCCGGCATGATCGGCTTCCTACTGTCGGTGGCCACGCCGCTGCTGCCGGTCGTGCAGACCACCGCCGACCTGAACTGGCCGCAGAATGGCCAGCTGAAAAGCGTGACGGCGCCGCTGATTTCGCTGACGCCGGTCGACTTCCACGCGGAAGTGCCGTGCGGGATCGTGCGCGACCTGCCGGCCGAGGGCGGCGTGGTGCTGGGCACCGCGCCACGAAAAGGCAAGGACGCCAACCTCCAAGCGCTGTTCGTGGTCGTCAACAAGCAGCGGGTGGACGTCACCGACCGTAACGTGGTGATCCTGTCGGTGCCGCGCGATCAGGTGGAGTCCGGGAACTGTCAGCACATCGACGTCACGTCGACGCTGAAAGGGACCTACGCCACCTTCGTCGGGCTCAAGGATGCGGGCGGTAAGGAACTGCGCAGCGGCTACCCGGACCCGAACCTGCGGCCACAGATCGTCGGGGTGTTCACCGACCTGACCGGGCCCGCGCCGCCCGGGCTGACGATGTCGGCGACCATCGACACCCGATTCTCCACCACGCCAACCACTGTGAAGCTCGCCGCGATGGTCGGCGCGATCCTGGCAACCATCGTCGCGCTGATCGCACTGTGGCGCCTCGACCAGTTGGACGGCCACCGGATGCGCCGGTGGATCCCGGCCAACTGGCGAAAGTTCACTCTCGCCGACGCAACGATCACCGTCGGATTCGTGCTCTGGTGGGTGATCGGCGCGAACTCCTCGGACGACGGCTACATCCTGGGCATGGCCCGGGTCGCCGACCGGGCCGGCTACATGTCGAACTACTTCCGCTGGTTCGGTAGCCCCGAGGACCCGTTCGGCTGGTACTACAACCTGCTGGCGCTGATGACGCACGTCAGCGACTCGAGCCTGTGGATTCGGTTGCCTGACTTGGTCGCCGGGCTGATCTGCTGGGTGCTGCTGTCGCGTGAGGTGCTGCCCCGGTTGGGGCCGGCGGTCACCCGCAGCAAGGCCGCCAACTGGGCGGCCGGCCTGGTGCTGCTGACGGCGTGGATGCCCTTCGACAACGGCCTGCGGCCCGAGCCGATCATCGCCGTCGGCTCGCTGATCACCTACGTGCTGATCGAGCGGTCGATGCGATACAGCCGCATGACGCCCGCCGCGCTGGCGGTGGTGACCGCGGCGTTCACCCTCGGTGTGCAGCCGACCGGGTTGATCGCGGTGGCCGCGCTGGTCGCCGGTGGTCGTCCGATCCTGCGAATCCTGGTGCGACGCCACCGCGTGGTCGGCACCTGGCCGCTGGTGGCGCCGATGCTGGCGGCCGGCACGGTGATCCTGCCCGTGGTGTTCGCCGACCAGACGCTGTCAACGGTGTTGGAAGCCACCAGGATTCGCACCGCGATCGGGCCCAGCCAGGCCTGGTACACCGAGAACCTGCGCTACTACTACCTGTTCCTCCCGACCGTGGACGGTTCGCTGTCGCGCCGGTTCGGCTTCCTGATGACCGCGCTGTGCCTCTTCACGGCGGTGTTCATCCTGTTGCGGCGCAAGCGGGTCAGCGGCATCGCCCGCGGCCCGGCGTGGCGCCTGATGGGCGTCATCTTCGGCACGATGTTCTTCCTGATGTTCACCCCGACCAAGTGGGTGCACCACTTCGGGTTGTTCGCCGCCGTGGGCGCCGCGATGGCGGCATTGACGACGGCACTGGTGGCGCCGACCGTGCTGCGCTGGTCGCGTAACCGGATGGCATTCCTGGCCGCCGTGATCTTCGTGTTGGCGCTGTGTTTCGCCACCACGAACGGCTGGTGGTACGTGTCCAGCTACGGGGTGCCGTTCAACGCGGCGATGCCCAAGGTCGCCGGAATCAGTGTCAGCACAATGTTCTTCGCCCTGTTCGTGGTCGTCGCGCTGTACGCCGCGTGGCTGCATTTCGCGTCCCGCGACCACGGCGAGGGCCGCGTCGCCCGCGCATTGACCGCGGCGCCGGTGCCGATCGCGGCCGGCTTCATGGCTCTGGTGTTCGTCGCCTCGCTGTCGATCGGCATCGTCCGGCAGTACCCGACCTTCTCCAACGGATCGTCGAACATCCGCGCGTTCGCCGGTGGCTGCGGACTGGCCGACGACGTGCTCGTCGAGCCCGACAGCAATGCCGGCTTCATGCAGGCCCGGCCCGGCGATTACGGCGATCTCGGGCCGTTGGGTGGCAGCAACCCGGTCGGCTTCACGCCCAATGGCGTGCCGGACCACACCGTCGCCGAGGCCGTGGTGATGCACCCGAACCAGCCCGGCACCGACTACGACTGGGACGCACCGGTCAAGCTGAAGGCGGCGGGCATCAACGGCTCTACTGTGCCGCTGCCGTATGGCCTTGACCCGCAACGGGTTCCGGTGCTCGGCAGCTACACCACCGAGGCGCAGCAGCAGAGCAAGTTGGCGTCGGCGTGGTATCAGCTGCCGCCCGCCGACGATGGTCATCCGCTGGTTGTGGTGACCGCGGCGGGCAAGATCGAGGGCAACAGCGTGTTGCACCACCACACCGAGGGTCAGACCGTCGTGCTGGAGTACGGCAAGGCCGGCCCGAACGGCAGCGACGATGTGGTGCCCGCCGGTCGTCTCATCCCCGACGACCTCTACGGCGAGCAGCCGAAGGCGTGGCGCAACCTGCGCTACCCGCGGTCCGAGATCCCCTCCGACGCCGTCGCAGTCCGGGTGGTCGCCGAGGACCTGTCGCTGACGCCGGAGGACTTCCTGGCGATCACGCCGCCGCGGGTGCCCGAACTGCGCTCGGTGCAGGAGTACGTCGGGTCGACGCAGCCGGTGCTGCTGGACTGGGCAGTCGGCCTGGCATTCCCGTGCCAGCAGCCGATGCTGCATTCCAACGGCGTCACCGACATTCCGAAGTTCCGCATCACGCCGGACTACACGGCGAAGAAGATGGACACCGACACCTGGGAAGACGGTGTCAACGGCGGACTGCTCGGCATCACCGACCTGCTGTTGCGCGCCCATGTGATGGCCACCTATCTGTCGCATGACTGGGCTCGCGACTGGGGCTCGCTACGCAAGTTCGACACGCTGGTCGACGCTCCGCCGGCGGAGTTGGATCTCGGCACCGCAACGCATTTCGGCTGGTGGTCGCCGGGCAAGATCCGGATCAAACCGTAA
- a CDS encoding TetR/AcrR family transcriptional regulator, with translation MDRRAGLPTGTTSAYYRTREALLHAIAARITELDLADLTAMSDKACADAGAGPGITELARIVMMAAREPWFTRTKARFELALQASRDPVLTKTLQQTSSLFATLAGQAVTGWQGPGAPPGAAMIEGQIVAVLTFVDGVMMGFVRGVNAFDDHHELARVLGELVEGVARPA, from the coding sequence GTGGATCGCCGGGCCGGTCTGCCGACCGGCACCACGTCGGCCTACTACCGGACACGGGAGGCGCTGCTGCACGCAATCGCGGCGAGGATCACCGAGCTCGACCTGGCGGACCTGACCGCGATGAGCGACAAGGCCTGTGCCGACGCGGGTGCCGGCCCCGGCATCACCGAGCTGGCCAGGATCGTCATGATGGCCGCGCGCGAACCCTGGTTCACCCGCACGAAGGCTCGGTTCGAACTGGCGCTGCAGGCGAGCCGCGATCCGGTCCTCACCAAGACGCTGCAGCAGACGAGCTCATTGTTCGCCACGCTGGCCGGCCAGGCGGTCACCGGCTGGCAGGGTCCGGGCGCACCGCCCGGCGCGGCCATGATCGAGGGCCAGATCGTCGCGGTGCTGACCTTCGTGGACGGCGTCATGATGGGGTTCGTCCGCGGCGTCAACGCGTTCGACGATCACCACGAGTTGGCCCGCGTCCTGGGTGAGTTGGTCGAAGGCGTCGCCCGCCCGGCATAG
- a CDS encoding arabinosyltransferase domain-containing protein, with translation MPLDENERSTHRLARLIAVVAGIAGALLCAVVPLLPVKQTTSTILWPQGLKDGHVTDITAPLVSGAPRALDISIPCSAIATLPADGGLVVSTLPVAGFETGKNGLFVRANKDTITVAFRDSVAAAAARSAVADGRCSALHIWADAGGAHADFVGIPGATGTLAPEKKPAVGGLFTDLTVAPQPGLSARIDVDTRFIVAPTLLKTGVMALGVLSVLASIVALTVLDRQVTRRRPRNLKAWFGAGLATWLADAGVIGTLLLWHVIGATSSDDGYNLTMARVADKAGYVTNYYRYFGAGEAPFDWYQSVLGHLASVSTAGVWMRLPATLAAIGTWLIISRFMLRRLGPGRGGLGGNRIAVWTAGAVFLAAWLPFNNGLRPEPLIALGVLATWALAESAIATRRLVPAAVAIIVAMLTATLAPQGLIAVAALLAAARPIARIIMRRKATDGLLAPLAVLAASLSLIVVVIFRSQTLATVAEAARIKYKVGPTIAWYQEFLRYYFLTVESNAEGSMTRRFAVLIMMMCLFGVLIILLRRGKVPGVANGPAWRLVGTTAIGLLLLHFTPTKYAIQFGEFAGLAGALGAVTAFAMSRIGLHNRRNLTLYVTALLFMLAWATSGINGWFYVGNYGVPWYDIQPVIASHPVTSMFLALSIATGLLAAWQHFRMDYAGHTEVADTRRNRVLASTPLLVVAVIMVFGEVASLGKGAVLRYPMYTTGKANFSALRSGLSSTSCAMADDVLAEPDPNEGMLQPVPGQKFGPDGPVGGENPVGFTPQGVGDNLQSDPVVTKPGVVNSDASPNKPNASITDSAGTAGGKGPKGVNGSEAALPFMLDPARTPVMGSYGENTRAATATSSWYQMPPRTPDRPLVVVAASGAIWSYKEDGDFMYGQSLRLQWGATKPDGSVQPLGLMFPIDIGPQPAWRNLRFPTSWAPPEANVARIVAYDPNLSEDQWFAFTPPRVPVLKPVQQLIGSQQPVLMDIATAANFPCQRPFSEHLGIAELPEYRIQPDHKQTSASSNLWQASKSGGPFLFTQALMWTSTVPTYLSGDWYRDWGQVEQYHRWLPDDVAPLAAVDEGTSTVYGWSRQGPIRALP, from the coding sequence GTGCCCCTCGACGAAAACGAGCGATCGACGCATCGGCTCGCCCGGTTGATCGCCGTCGTCGCGGGAATCGCCGGAGCCCTGCTGTGCGCGGTCGTTCCGCTCCTCCCGGTCAAGCAGACGACGTCGACGATCCTGTGGCCGCAGGGCCTCAAGGACGGCCACGTCACCGACATCACCGCCCCGCTGGTGTCCGGGGCGCCGCGAGCCCTCGACATCTCCATTCCGTGCTCCGCGATCGCGACGCTGCCCGCCGACGGCGGCCTCGTGGTGTCGACGCTGCCCGTCGCCGGCTTCGAGACCGGCAAGAACGGCCTGTTCGTCCGGGCCAACAAGGACACCATCACCGTTGCGTTCCGGGACTCGGTCGCCGCGGCCGCCGCCCGCTCCGCCGTCGCCGACGGACGGTGCAGCGCGCTGCACATCTGGGCCGACGCGGGCGGCGCTCACGCGGACTTCGTCGGCATCCCCGGCGCGACCGGCACGCTGGCCCCGGAGAAGAAGCCTGCCGTCGGCGGCCTGTTCACCGACCTCACTGTCGCCCCACAACCCGGCCTGTCGGCCCGCATCGACGTGGACACCCGCTTCATCGTCGCGCCAACGCTGCTGAAAACCGGCGTGATGGCCCTCGGCGTGCTCTCGGTGCTGGCCTCGATCGTCGCGCTGACCGTGCTCGACCGGCAGGTGACGCGGCGGAGACCGCGCAACCTCAAGGCGTGGTTCGGGGCCGGGCTCGCCACCTGGCTGGCCGACGCCGGGGTGATCGGCACGCTGCTGCTCTGGCACGTCATCGGCGCGACCTCGTCGGACGACGGCTACAACTTGACCATGGCCCGCGTCGCCGACAAGGCCGGCTACGTGACCAACTACTACCGCTACTTCGGCGCCGGCGAGGCACCCTTCGACTGGTACCAGTCGGTGCTCGGCCACCTCGCCTCGGTGAGCACCGCCGGCGTCTGGATGCGACTGCCGGCCACGCTTGCCGCGATCGGCACCTGGTTGATCATCAGCCGTTTCATGCTGCGCCGGCTGGGCCCCGGCCGCGGCGGGCTGGGCGGCAACCGGATCGCGGTGTGGACCGCGGGCGCGGTTTTCCTGGCCGCGTGGCTGCCGTTCAACAACGGCCTGCGGCCCGAGCCGCTGATCGCGCTCGGCGTGCTCGCGACCTGGGCGCTGGCCGAATCTGCCATCGCCACAAGGCGGTTGGTGCCGGCGGCGGTGGCGATCATCGTGGCGATGCTGACAGCGACACTGGCGCCGCAGGGCCTGATCGCCGTGGCCGCGCTGTTGGCCGCCGCCCGCCCGATTGCGCGGATCATCATGCGGCGCAAGGCAACCGACGGCCTGTTGGCCCCACTCGCGGTGCTCGCCGCATCGCTGTCGCTGATCGTCGTCGTGATATTCCGCTCGCAGACGCTGGCCACCGTCGCCGAGGCAGCGCGGATCAAGTACAAGGTCGGCCCCACCATCGCCTGGTACCAGGAATTCCTGCGCTACTACTTCCTCACAGTGGAGAGCAACGCCGAGGGATCGATGACGCGGCGCTTCGCCGTGTTGATCATGATGATGTGCCTGTTCGGCGTGCTGATCATCCTGCTGCGCCGCGGCAAGGTGCCCGGGGTGGCCAATGGCCCGGCTTGGCGGCTTGTCGGCACGACCGCGATCGGCCTGCTGCTGCTGCACTTCACGCCGACGAAGTACGCGATCCAGTTCGGCGAATTCGCCGGACTCGCAGGCGCTTTGGGTGCGGTGACGGCGTTCGCGATGTCCCGCATCGGGTTGCACAATCGCCGCAACCTGACGCTGTACGTGACCGCGCTGCTGTTCATGCTGGCGTGGGCGACCTCGGGCATCAACGGCTGGTTCTACGTCGGCAACTACGGCGTCCCGTGGTACGACATCCAGCCGGTGATCGCGAGCCACCCGGTGACGTCGATGTTCCTGGCACTGTCGATCGCGACCGGCCTGCTCGCCGCCTGGCAGCACTTCCGGATGGACTACGCCGGGCACACCGAGGTCGCCGACACCCGGCGCAACCGCGTGCTGGCGTCGACGCCGCTGCTGGTGGTCGCGGTGATCATGGTCTTCGGCGAGGTCGCGTCGCTGGGCAAGGGCGCGGTGCTGCGCTACCCGATGTACACGACGGGCAAGGCCAACTTCTCGGCTCTGCGTTCGGGGCTGTCGTCGACGAGCTGCGCGATGGCCGACGACGTCCTGGCCGAGCCGGACCCGAATGAGGGTATGCTGCAACCGGTTCCGGGTCAGAAGTTCGGACCCGACGGGCCGGTGGGTGGCGAGAACCCGGTCGGCTTCACGCCGCAGGGGGTCGGTGACAACCTGCAGTCCGACCCGGTGGTGACCAAGCCGGGCGTGGTGAACTCCGACGCGTCGCCGAACAAGCCGAACGCCTCGATCACCGACTCGGCCGGCACCGCGGGCGGCAAGGGGCCCAAGGGCGTCAACGGCTCGGAAGCCGCGCTGCCGTTCATGCTCGACCCGGCCCGCACCCCCGTGATGGGCAGCTACGGCGAGAACACCCGCGCCGCCACCGCCACCTCGTCGTGGTACCAGATGCCGCCCCGCACACCGGACCGCCCGCTGGTGGTCGTCGCCGCCTCGGGCGCCATCTGGTCCTACAAAGAGGACGGCGACTTCATGTACGGCCAGTCGCTCCGATTGCAGTGGGGCGCAACCAAACCCGACGGCAGCGTGCAACCGCTCGGCCTGATGTTCCCGATCGACATCGGCCCACAGCCGGCGTGGCGCAACCTGCGCTTCCCGACGAGCTGGGCGCCGCCGGAGGCCAACGTCGCCCGGATCGTCGCCTACGATCCGAACCTCAGCGAGGACCAGTGGTTCGCGTTCACGCCGCCCCGGGTGCCGGTGCTCAAACCCGTGCAGCAGCTGATCGGGTCGCAGCAGCCGGTGCTGATGGACATCGCCACGGCCGCGAATTTCCCTTGCCAGCGGCCGTTTTCGGAGCACCTCGGCATCGCCGAGCTGCCGGAATACCGCATTCAGCCCGACCACAAGCAGACCTCGGCGTCTTCGAACCTCTGGCAGGCGTCGAAGTCCGGTGGGCCGTTCCTGTTCACCCAGGCGCTGATGTGGACGTCGACGGTGCCGACCTATCTGAGCGGCGACTGGTACCGCGACTGGGGTCAGGTCGAGCAGTACCACCGCTGGCTCCCCGATGACGTTGCCCCACTAGCCGCCGTCGACGAGGGCACCAGCACCGTGTACGGCTGGAGCCGACAAGGACCGATTCGAGCTTTGCCATGA